A stretch of Bordetella genomosp. 13 DNA encodes these proteins:
- a CDS encoding serine hydrolase domain-containing protein gives MNDTLMQQAIEFANAHETAWDRSVDGVWGVHQQDPPPWNRLLGPVHDRGPVSGVVVVDGNTVASWGEPRRADLTFSVAKLYLAILAGVAHDRGLLPDVDEPVRQRVAGIGFDHGQNAEITWRQLLQQTSEWEGERFGVPDQVDRYRAVTFGTPPGGKKGDPRPLQRPGTYWEYNDVRINQLSYALLHLFRRPLPEVFREAVMRPIGASEDWQWVGYDNAWIELDGRRVQSVPGGSHWGGGMSISSVDQALIGQMLLDEGRARDGRQVLSAEWVRAMRTPCSLAPYYGYLIWLNHEGKVFPSLPASSFFGVGAGSSFTWVEPERRMVVIVRWLDSAHADALFGRILAAVDAA, from the coding sequence ATGAACGACACGCTGATGCAGCAAGCCATCGAATTCGCCAACGCCCACGAAACGGCCTGGGACCGCAGCGTCGACGGCGTGTGGGGCGTGCACCAGCAGGATCCGCCGCCCTGGAACCGCCTGCTGGGCCCCGTGCACGATCGCGGCCCGGTGTCGGGTGTGGTCGTGGTCGATGGCAACACGGTCGCCTCGTGGGGCGAACCGCGGCGAGCGGACCTGACGTTCAGCGTGGCCAAGCTGTACCTGGCGATCCTGGCCGGCGTGGCGCACGACCGCGGCCTGCTGCCCGACGTGGACGAGCCCGTGCGCCAGCGCGTGGCGGGCATCGGCTTCGACCACGGCCAGAACGCCGAGATCACGTGGCGCCAGCTGTTGCAGCAGACCAGCGAATGGGAAGGCGAGCGTTTCGGCGTGCCCGACCAGGTCGATCGCTACCGCGCCGTCACGTTCGGCACGCCGCCCGGCGGCAAGAAGGGCGACCCTCGTCCGCTGCAGCGTCCCGGCACCTACTGGGAATACAACGACGTGCGCATCAACCAGCTGTCGTATGCGCTGCTGCACCTGTTCCGCCGGCCGCTGCCCGAGGTGTTCCGCGAGGCCGTCATGCGGCCCATCGGCGCCAGCGAAGACTGGCAGTGGGTGGGCTATGACAATGCCTGGATCGAACTGGACGGCCGGCGCGTGCAGTCGGTGCCGGGCGGCTCGCACTGGGGCGGCGGCATGTCGATCAGCAGCGTCGACCAGGCCCTGATCGGGCAGATGCTGCTGGACGAAGGGCGCGCGCGCGACGGCCGCCAGGTGCTGTCCGCGGAATGGGTGCGGGCCATGCGCACGCCGTGCTCGCTGGCCCCGTACTATGGCTATCTCATCTGGCTGAACCACGAGGGCAAGGTGTTCCCCAGCCTGCCCGCGTCGAGCTTCTTCGGCGTGGGCGCGGGCAGCTCGTTCACCTGGGTCGAGCCCGAGCGCCGCATGGTCGTCATCGTCCGCTGGCTCGACTCCGCGCACGCCGACGCCTTGTTCGGGCGCATTCTCGCCGCCGTGGACGCGGCATAG
- a CDS encoding pyridoxal-phosphate-dependent aminotransferase family protein — protein sequence MFRLDHHPSGRHFLQIPGPTNVPERILRAIGRPTIDHRGPEFGELGRAVLAGLRPVFRTEAPVVIYPSSGTGAWEAALVNTLSPGDRVLMAETGHFAALWCRLAGRLGLEVEQIGGDWRHGVDAAQVGERLQADAQRRIKAVCMVHNETSTGVVSDIAAVRAAIDRSGHPALLMVDAISSLGAIDYRHDEWGVDVTVAGAQKGLMLPPGLSFNAVGPRALAAAETARLPRSYWDWREMLASNRNGYFPYTPATSLLYGLHEALEMLAEEGLPRVYARHRRHAAATRAAVQTWGLETVCQEPQGHSPALTGVLMPDRRGADALRKIILERYDMSLGQGLGRLADQAFRIGHLGDFNDLTLCGTLAGVEMGLAAAGVPHRPGGVQAAMTLLAGEAAATADE from the coding sequence ATGTTCCGCCTCGATCATCACCCCTCCGGCCGACATTTCCTGCAGATTCCCGGGCCGACCAACGTGCCCGAGCGCATCCTGCGCGCCATCGGCCGTCCCACCATCGACCATCGCGGTCCCGAGTTCGGCGAACTGGGGCGCGCCGTGCTGGCGGGGCTGCGGCCGGTGTTCCGGACCGAAGCGCCGGTGGTTATCTATCCCTCGTCCGGCACGGGGGCCTGGGAGGCCGCGCTGGTCAACACCCTGTCGCCCGGCGACCGCGTGTTGATGGCCGAGACCGGCCATTTCGCGGCGCTGTGGTGCCGCCTGGCCGGTCGCCTGGGGCTCGAGGTCGAGCAGATCGGGGGCGACTGGCGGCACGGCGTGGATGCGGCGCAGGTAGGCGAGCGGCTGCAGGCCGATGCGCAGCGACGCATCAAGGCCGTGTGCATGGTGCACAACGAAACCTCCACCGGCGTGGTCAGCGACATTGCCGCGGTGCGCGCCGCGATCGATCGCAGCGGGCATCCGGCGCTGTTGATGGTGGACGCGATTTCCTCGCTGGGCGCGATCGACTACCGCCACGACGAATGGGGCGTGGACGTGACGGTGGCCGGCGCGCAGAAGGGCCTGATGCTTCCGCCAGGCCTGTCGTTCAACGCGGTAGGCCCGCGCGCGCTGGCCGCGGCCGAGACGGCGCGGCTGCCGCGCTCCTACTGGGACTGGCGCGAGATGCTGGCCTCCAACCGCAATGGCTATTTTCCGTACACGCCAGCCACTTCGCTGCTGTATGGCCTGCACGAGGCCCTGGAAATGCTGGCGGAGGAGGGACTGCCGCGCGTGTACGCGCGCCATCGGCGCCATGCGGCCGCCACCCGCGCCGCGGTGCAAACGTGGGGCCTGGAGACCGTGTGCCAGGAGCCGCAAGGCCACAGCCCGGCGCTGACGGGCGTGCTGATGCCGGACCGGCGCGGCGCTGACGCGTTGCGCAAGATCATCCTCGAGCGCTACGACATGTCGCTGGGCCAGGGCCTGGGACGCCTGGCCGACCAGGCCTTCCGCATCGGCCATCTGGGCGACTTCAACGACCTGACGCTGTGCGGCACGTTGGCCGGCGTCGAGATGGGCCTGGCTGCCGCCGGGGTGCCGCATCGGCCGGGCGGCGTGCAGGCCGCCATGACGCTGCTGGCCGGCGAGGCCGCGGCCACCGCAGACGAGTGA
- a CDS encoding GntR family transcriptional regulator has product MADEARAARPGSRRTLPGTVAEQLRERIIQGEFRPGARLNERLLCELLGVSRTPLREAFRVLAAEGLVQMVPNRGAQVVAMSETTIREAFEVIGGLEAMSCRLACARATDAEIAEIRALTYEMMASHARQDLPAYYDCNRLIHRRIGQAAHNALLLQLYEAQNLRIQNLRFVSNEDRAKWDQAMREHIEMADALAARDGDRLAAIMREHLQRKCDAALRSLAQGGPSGSG; this is encoded by the coding sequence ATGGCGGACGAGGCGCGTGCGGCCCGGCCGGGCTCGCGGCGCACGCTTCCCGGCACGGTGGCGGAACAACTGCGGGAACGCATCATTCAGGGCGAATTCAGGCCGGGCGCGCGCCTGAACGAACGTCTGCTGTGCGAGCTGCTCGGCGTGTCCCGCACGCCGCTGCGCGAAGCGTTCCGGGTGCTCGCGGCAGAGGGCCTGGTGCAGATGGTGCCGAACCGCGGCGCGCAGGTGGTGGCCATGTCCGAAACCACCATCCGCGAAGCCTTCGAGGTCATCGGCGGACTCGAGGCCATGTCGTGCAGGCTGGCCTGCGCGCGCGCCACCGACGCCGAGATCGCCGAGATCCGCGCGCTCACCTACGAAATGATGGCCAGCCACGCGCGCCAGGACCTGCCCGCGTATTACGACTGCAACCGCCTCATCCACCGGCGCATCGGCCAGGCCGCGCACAACGCGCTGCTGCTGCAGCTGTACGAGGCGCAGAACCTGCGCATCCAGAACCTGCGCTTCGTCTCGAACGAGGATCGCGCCAAATGGGACCAGGCGATGCGCGAGCACATCGAGATGGCGGACGCACTGGCCGCGCGCGACGGCGACCGGCTGGCCGCCATCATGCGGGAACACCTGCAGCGCAAGTGCGACGCGGCGCTGCGCAGCCTGGCGCAGGGCGGCCCGTCCGGCAGCGGCTGA
- a CDS encoding ABC transporter substrate-binding protein produces MAECRIKSIASPQSVRVAFLRGAAVSALMAACMGAAALSPTAAQAAKKDDTVRMAYDQAPESVDPYYNNVRIGVIIAANVWDTLLYRDPVSNEYRGQLAKSWKQVDDKTMEFELRQGVKFHNGEEFDADSVVYTLNFVADPKNKAVTQQNVAWIDKVEKLDKYRVRLTTKKPFPAAKAYLSTTVAIHPAKYYQEVGPQGMNAKPVGTGPYKVVDYQPGKSITLERNADYFKESPKAQPKIGKVVIRFIPDRQTQMAEMISGGEDLIMSVPKDQAEQLKTVPTLQVVNGDTMRIVFMQMNILDNTPASPLKDERVRKAINHAIDRESILKNIVGEGGSLLNAVCTPSQVACSQDVHSYKYDPALAKKLLAEAGYPNGFEIDLVAYRERNQTEAIINYLQAVGIRPRLSFLQYAAMRDMIRAGKASLTHQTWASNLVNDVSASTPVYFGFGNDDVTRDAKVKELLDKGDQTIDAKERAAAYKEALGIIADKAYAVPLWTLPAYYVANKDLNVKPYSDELIRFWDMSWK; encoded by the coding sequence ATGGCTGAATGTCGCATCAAATCCATTGCTTCGCCGCAGTCCGTACGAGTCGCATTCCTGCGGGGCGCCGCCGTCTCGGCCCTGATGGCCGCCTGCATGGGCGCGGCCGCCCTGTCGCCCACGGCGGCACAGGCCGCCAAGAAGGACGACACCGTCCGCATGGCCTATGACCAGGCTCCCGAAAGCGTCGATCCGTACTACAACAACGTGCGCATCGGCGTCATCATCGCCGCCAACGTCTGGGACACCCTGCTGTACCGCGACCCCGTCAGCAATGAGTACCGTGGGCAGCTCGCCAAGAGCTGGAAGCAGGTCGACGACAAGACGATGGAGTTCGAGCTGCGCCAGGGCGTGAAATTCCACAACGGCGAAGAATTCGACGCCGACTCGGTGGTCTACACGCTGAACTTCGTGGCCGATCCGAAGAACAAGGCGGTCACGCAGCAGAACGTCGCCTGGATCGACAAAGTCGAGAAGCTCGACAAGTACCGGGTGCGCCTGACCACCAAGAAGCCGTTCCCGGCTGCCAAGGCATATCTGTCGACCACGGTCGCGATCCATCCGGCCAAGTACTACCAGGAGGTCGGCCCCCAGGGCATGAACGCCAAGCCCGTGGGCACAGGTCCGTACAAGGTCGTCGACTACCAGCCGGGCAAGTCCATCACGCTCGAGCGCAACGCCGACTATTTCAAGGAATCGCCCAAGGCCCAGCCCAAGATCGGCAAGGTCGTGATCCGCTTCATCCCCGACCGCCAGACGCAGATGGCCGAGATGATCTCCGGCGGCGAAGACCTGATCATGAGCGTGCCCAAGGACCAGGCGGAGCAGTTGAAGACGGTGCCCACGCTGCAGGTGGTGAACGGCGACACGATGCGCATCGTCTTCATGCAGATGAACATCCTCGACAACACGCCCGCCTCGCCGCTGAAGGACGAACGAGTGCGCAAGGCGATCAACCATGCGATCGACCGCGAATCCATCCTGAAGAACATCGTGGGCGAAGGCGGCTCGCTGCTGAATGCGGTCTGCACGCCGTCACAGGTGGCCTGCTCGCAGGACGTGCACAGCTATAAGTACGACCCCGCGCTGGCCAAGAAGCTGCTGGCCGAGGCCGGCTATCCCAACGGGTTCGAGATCGACCTGGTCGCCTATCGCGAGCGCAACCAGACCGAGGCCATCATCAACTATCTTCAGGCGGTGGGCATCCGGCCGCGCCTGAGCTTTCTGCAATACGCGGCCATGCGGGACATGATCCGCGCCGGCAAGGCCTCGCTCACGCACCAGACCTGGGCCTCCAACCTGGTGAACGACGTGTCGGCCTCGACGCCGGTGTACTTCGGCTTCGGCAACGACGACGTCACGCGCGACGCCAAGGTGAAGGAACTGCTGGACAAGGGCGACCAGACCATCGATGCGAAGGAGCGCGCGGCCGCCTACAAGGAGGCGCTGGGCATCATCGCCGACAAGGCGTACGCGGTGCCGCTCTGGACTCTGCCGGCCTACTACGTGGCCAACAAGGACCTGAACGTCAAGCCCTACTCGGATGAGCTGATCCGGTTCTGGGACATGAGCTGGAAGTAA
- a CDS encoding ABC transporter permease: MLGFTLRRLGLALLVALTVSILAFLLLHLSGDPALALAGEGARQADIDAVRKAYGLDRPLAVQYADWLWHVVRGDFGMSVYFKTPAGPLIWGKLQTTLLLGLGALAVALLISIPLGVLAAIYKGSLIDRACLAIAVLGQALPNFFFALILIMLFSLTLRMLPVSGSGTWQHFVMPSIALGYYVAPAFMRLIRAGMVEVLGADYIRTARAKGLPTRTVIFKHALRNAIVPVVALAAVQLGYLLGGSVVIETIFALDGLGYLAYQSITYKDFPVMQLIVLLLSVLYVLLTLAADVANAWLDPRIRAA; encoded by the coding sequence ATGCTGGGTTTCACACTGAGGCGCCTGGGGCTGGCGCTGCTGGTGGCACTGACCGTATCGATATTGGCGTTCCTGCTGCTGCACCTGTCGGGCGATCCCGCGCTGGCGCTGGCCGGCGAAGGCGCACGCCAGGCCGATATCGACGCGGTACGCAAGGCCTACGGGCTGGACCGGCCGCTGGCGGTACAGTACGCCGATTGGCTCTGGCACGTCGTGCGCGGCGATTTCGGCATGTCGGTGTATTTCAAGACGCCGGCTGGTCCGCTGATCTGGGGCAAGCTCCAGACCACGCTGCTGCTGGGCCTGGGCGCGCTGGCGGTGGCGCTGCTCATCTCGATCCCGCTGGGCGTGCTGGCCGCCATCTACAAGGGCAGCCTGATCGATCGCGCCTGCCTGGCCATTGCGGTGCTGGGCCAGGCGCTGCCGAATTTCTTCTTCGCGCTGATCCTCATCATGCTGTTCTCGCTGACCTTGCGCATGCTGCCGGTGTCGGGAAGCGGCACCTGGCAGCACTTCGTCATGCCCTCGATCGCGCTGGGCTATTACGTCGCGCCCGCCTTCATGCGGCTGATCCGCGCGGGCATGGTCGAAGTGCTCGGCGCCGACTACATCCGCACCGCACGCGCCAAGGGCCTGCCCACGCGCACCGTGATCTTCAAGCACGCGCTGCGCAACGCCATCGTGCCGGTGGTCGCGCTGGCGGCCGTGCAGCTGGGCTACCTGCTGGGCGGATCCGTCGTGATCGAGACCATCTTCGCGCTGGACGGCCTGGGCTACCTGGCCTACCAGAGCATCACCTACAAGGATTTTCCGGTGATGCAGCTGATCGTGCTGCTGCTGTCGGTGCTCTACGTGCTGCTGACGCTGGCCGCCGACGTGGCCAATGCCTGGCTCGACCCGCGCATCCGCGCCGCCTGA
- a CDS encoding ABC transporter permease — protein MDTRTLASTPPAPGAGAPAVDVAAPPLRKRALWRALRRNKALLVGGGLLLLITLAALFAPWLAPHDPYFQDLAYRTAPPVWYEKGTWLHPLGTDQLGRDYLSRLIYGARISLLIGVSVALISGLIGTTMGMAAGYFGGKVDMAVSFLITTRLSLPVILVALATVALVGGSLWVVILVLGLLKWDRYVVVMRSATQQVRSLEYVAAAQAAGASTWRIIRGEVLPNVAPHLIVIATLEAASAILLEASLSFLGLGVQPPLPSWGLMISEAKAYMFFSFWLIAIPGSALALLIFAINLAGDGLHQLLTPQERS, from the coding sequence ATGGACACCCGCACCCTTGCTTCCACGCCGCCCGCGCCGGGCGCCGGCGCGCCGGCCGTCGACGTGGCCGCGCCACCCTTGCGCAAGCGAGCGCTCTGGCGCGCGCTACGCCGCAACAAGGCGCTGCTGGTGGGCGGCGGCCTGCTGCTGCTGATCACGCTGGCCGCGCTGTTCGCCCCCTGGCTGGCTCCGCACGATCCCTACTTCCAGGATCTCGCCTACCGCACCGCGCCGCCGGTCTGGTACGAAAAGGGCACCTGGCTGCATCCGCTGGGAACCGACCAGCTCGGGCGGGACTATCTCTCGCGCCTGATCTACGGCGCGCGCATTTCGCTGCTCATCGGCGTGAGCGTCGCGCTCATCTCCGGCCTGATCGGCACCACCATGGGGATGGCCGCCGGCTACTTCGGGGGCAAGGTCGACATGGCCGTGTCCTTTCTGATCACCACGCGCCTGTCGCTGCCCGTGATCCTGGTCGCGCTGGCCACCGTGGCGCTGGTGGGCGGCTCGCTGTGGGTCGTGATCCTGGTGCTGGGCCTGCTCAAGTGGGACCGCTACGTCGTCGTCATGCGCAGCGCCACGCAGCAGGTCCGCTCGCTGGAATACGTGGCCGCGGCGCAGGCGGCGGGCGCCTCCACCTGGCGCATCATCCGCGGCGAAGTCCTGCCCAACGTGGCGCCCCACCTCATTGTGATCGCCACGCTCGAAGCCGCCAGCGCCATCCTGCTCGAGGCTTCGCTGTCCTTCCTGGGCCTGGGCGTGCAGCCGCCCCTGCCCTCGTGGGGACTGATGATCTCCGAGGCCAAGGCCTACATGTTCTTCTCGTTCTGGCTCATCGCCATCCCGGGTTCCGCGCTGGCGCTGCTGATCTTCGCGATCAATCTGGCGGGCGACGGCCTGCACCAACTGCTCACGCCGCAGGAAAGGAGCTGA
- a CDS encoding ABC transporter ATP-binding protein: MAQDYALEVDGLSVDIDTAGGTLHAVRDVSFQVRRGETLCLVGESGCGKSMTSLAIMGLLPRAATRSARRLTVMGEDLARASRRRANALRGDKMAMIFQEPMTALNPAYTIGTQLTEHYIHHRKASPAQARERAAELLHKVGIASAGQRLGQYPHQLSGGLRQRVMIAMALMCGPEVLIADEPSTALDVTIQAQILRLLADLQAELGIAMVLITHDLGVVARIAHQVAVMYAGQVVEAAPVRELFAAPRHPYTQGLLGCIPVPGRSTPGSELGTIPGVVPSLVGQIAGCAFADRCRHAAPACRAAIPVHHNERGQHWRCIHTDLGAAA; the protein is encoded by the coding sequence ATGGCGCAAGACTACGCATTGGAGGTCGACGGACTGTCGGTCGACATCGACACGGCGGGCGGCACCCTGCACGCGGTGCGCGACGTCTCGTTCCAGGTGCGGCGCGGCGAGACGCTTTGCCTGGTGGGGGAATCGGGCTGCGGCAAGTCCATGACCTCGCTGGCCATCATGGGCCTGCTGCCGCGCGCCGCCACCCGCAGCGCCCGCCGCCTGACAGTCATGGGAGAAGACCTGGCTCGCGCCAGCCGCCGCCGCGCCAACGCGCTGCGCGGCGACAAGATGGCCATGATCTTCCAGGAGCCCATGACCGCGCTGAACCCGGCCTATACCATTGGCACGCAGCTCACCGAACACTACATTCATCACCGCAAGGCCAGTCCGGCACAGGCGCGCGAGCGCGCGGCCGAACTGCTGCACAAGGTCGGCATCGCCTCGGCCGGCCAACGCCTGGGCCAGTATCCCCACCAGTTGTCGGGCGGCCTGCGCCAGCGCGTGATGATCGCGATGGCGCTCATGTGCGGTCCCGAGGTGCTGATCGCGGACGAACCCAGCACCGCGCTGGACGTCACCATCCAGGCGCAGATCCTGCGCCTGCTGGCTGATCTGCAGGCCGAGCTCGGCATCGCCATGGTCCTCATCACGCACGACCTGGGCGTGGTCGCCCGCATCGCGCACCAGGTGGCCGTGATGTATGCCGGGCAGGTGGTCGAGGCTGCGCCGGTGCGCGAGCTCTTCGCCGCGCCGCGCCATCCGTATACGCAGGGCCTGCTCGGCTGTATCCCGGTGCCGGGCCGCAGCACGCCGGGCAGCGAGCTGGGCACGATCCCCGGCGTGGTGCCTTCGCTCGTGGGACAGATCGCCGGCTGCGCCTTCGCCGACCGCTGCCGCCACGCCGCGCCCGCGTGCCGTGCCGCCATCCCCGTGCACCACAACGAGCGCGGGCAGCACTGGCGCTGCATCCACACCGACCTGGGAGCCGCCGCATGA
- a CDS encoding ABC transporter ATP-binding protein — protein sequence MNPTSAPLLRTRQVQRSFQVGAGMFRPRRPLHAVNGVDLAVERGSVLGIVGESGCGKSTLARLLLGLTAPSAGRIELDGQDISQLDRRAMARRVQPIFQDPYSSLNPRRSIAAIVSLPLEVHGIANPKQHKAIEMLERVGLPARLAHNTPNQLSGGQRQRVAIARALVMKPELVICDEPTSALDVSVQAQIMNLLMELRRDFNLTYVFISHNLAVVEHIASHVAVMYLGRVVESAPTSELFAGPRHPYSQALLASVLTPEPGLGLPDIGLGVSFPDPLNPPSGCPFHPRCPHAMPVCAQTRPALRADAQGSVACHLVFPPTQESA from the coding sequence ATGAATCCCACTTCAGCCCCCCTGCTGCGCACGCGGCAGGTACAGCGCAGCTTCCAGGTAGGCGCCGGCATGTTCCGCCCGCGGCGCCCCCTGCATGCCGTCAACGGCGTGGATCTCGCCGTCGAGCGCGGCTCGGTGCTGGGCATCGTCGGCGAATCCGGCTGCGGCAAGTCCACGCTGGCCCGGCTGCTGCTCGGCCTGACCGCGCCCAGCGCCGGCCGGATCGAGCTCGACGGACAGGACATCTCGCAACTGGACCGCCGCGCCATGGCCCGGCGCGTACAGCCTATCTTCCAGGATCCCTATTCGTCGCTGAACCCGCGCCGCAGCATCGCGGCCATCGTGTCGCTGCCGCTCGAGGTGCACGGCATCGCCAATCCGAAACAGCACAAGGCCATCGAGATGCTGGAGCGGGTGGGCCTGCCGGCCCGCCTGGCGCACAACACCCCGAACCAGCTGTCGGGCGGGCAGCGGCAGCGCGTGGCCATTGCGCGCGCGCTGGTCATGAAGCCCGAACTGGTGATCTGCGACGAACCGACCTCGGCATTGGACGTCTCGGTGCAGGCGCAGATCATGAATCTGCTGATGGAGCTGCGCCGCGACTTCAATCTGACATATGTGTTCATCAGCCACAACCTCGCCGTGGTGGAACACATCGCCTCCCATGTGGCCGTGATGTACCTGGGCCGCGTGGTCGAGTCGGCCCCCACCTCCGAACTGTTCGCGGGTCCGCGCCATCCTTACAGCCAGGCGCTGCTGGCGTCGGTGCTGACGCCCGAGCCGGGCCTCGGCCTGCCCGACATCGGCCTGGGCGTCTCGTTTCCCGACCCGCTGAATCCGCCCTCAGGCTGCCCCTTCCACCCGCGCTGCCCGCACGCGATGCCCGTGTGCGCACAGACGCGGCCGGCGCTGCGCGCCGATGCGCAGGGCAGCGTCGCGTGCCACCTCGTCTTCCCGCCCACACAGGAGTCCGCATGA
- a CDS encoding M20 family metallopeptidase, with protein MSRPLAIEQAERCFDSGAFRQLLARRIAIPTESQNPERAQVLPQYLEEEMLPAFEAMGFTCRILTHENARAPFLYAERIEDPALPTVFGYGHGDVIRGLEAEWLPGLSPWTLTESQGRWYGRGIADNKGQHAVNMEAMRIVLQTRGRLGFNAKYLIEMGEETGSPGLRELCETHRELFAADVLIASDGPRLSAQRPTVFLGARGSMNFDLSIEARAGGHHSGNWGGLISNPGIQLAHAIATLVSPSGQIRVPEWRPEFLPASVRRVLADCEVDGGADGPAIEPEWGEPGLSPAERVFGWCSFEVLAYKTGNPDTPVNAIPPRAWARCQLRFVVGVDADDLLPALRRHLDREGFPMVRIDTTRETMFRATRLDPDDPWVGWTAASLQQTSGKKTAILPNLGGSLPNDIFTDVLGLPTVWVPHSYPGCSQHAPNEHLPPELLREGLRLMTGLYWDMGAGGTPAAKV; from the coding sequence ATGAGCCGCCCCCTAGCCATCGAACAGGCCGAGCGATGTTTCGACTCCGGCGCGTTCCGCCAGCTGCTGGCGCGCCGCATCGCCATTCCCACCGAAAGCCAGAATCCCGAGCGCGCGCAGGTGCTGCCGCAGTACCTCGAGGAGGAGATGCTGCCGGCCTTCGAAGCCATGGGCTTCACGTGCCGCATCCTGACCCATGAAAACGCGCGCGCGCCCTTTCTGTATGCCGAGCGCATCGAGGACCCGGCCCTGCCCACCGTGTTCGGCTATGGGCATGGCGACGTGATCCGCGGGCTCGAGGCCGAATGGCTGCCCGGCCTGTCGCCATGGACGCTGACCGAGTCGCAGGGCCGGTGGTACGGCCGCGGCATCGCGGACAACAAGGGCCAGCACGCCGTCAACATGGAGGCGATGCGCATCGTGCTGCAGACGCGCGGCCGGCTGGGGTTCAACGCCAAGTATCTGATCGAGATGGGCGAAGAGACCGGATCGCCCGGCCTGCGCGAACTGTGCGAAACGCATCGCGAACTGTTCGCCGCCGACGTGCTGATCGCCTCCGACGGGCCGCGGCTGAGCGCGCAACGTCCCACCGTATTCCTGGGAGCGCGCGGCAGCATGAACTTCGACCTCAGCATCGAGGCGCGCGCCGGCGGCCATCATTCCGGCAACTGGGGCGGGCTGATCTCCAACCCGGGCATCCAGCTGGCGCATGCCATTGCCACGCTGGTCTCGCCGTCGGGCCAGATCCGCGTGCCGGAGTGGCGCCCCGAGTTTCTGCCGGCCTCGGTGCGTCGCGTGCTGGCCGACTGCGAGGTCGATGGCGGCGCCGATGGCCCCGCCATCGAGCCCGAATGGGGCGAGCCCGGCCTGTCGCCGGCCGAGCGCGTATTCGGCTGGTGTTCGTTCGAGGTGCTGGCCTACAAGACCGGCAACCCCGACACGCCCGTCAATGCGATACCGCCGCGCGCCTGGGCGCGCTGCCAATTGCGCTTCGTGGTGGGCGTCGACGCCGACGATCTGTTGCCGGCGCTGCGCCGCCACCTGGATCGCGAAGGCTTTCCCATGGTGCGGATCGACACCACGCGCGAGACCATGTTCCGCGCCACGCGGCTGGACCCGGACGACCCGTGGGTGGGCTGGACGGCGGCGTCGCTGCAGCAGACCAGCGGCAAGAAGACCGCCATCCTCCCCAACCTGGGCGGCTCGCTGCCCAACGACATCTTCACGGACGTGCTGGGCCTGCCCACGGTGTGGGTGCCTCACTCGTATCCGGGCTGCTCGCAGCATGCGCCCAACGAACATCTGCCGCCGGAGCTGCTGCGCGAGGGACTGCGGCTGATGACCGGCCTGTACTGGGACATGGGAGCGGGCGGCACGCCCGCCGCCAAGGTATAA